Proteins from a single region of Nocardioides anomalus:
- a CDS encoding TetR/AcrR family transcriptional regulator produces MGERVKRSYDASRRRAAAEATRLSVLAAARELFVEQGYAATSVQAVAERAGVSLDTVYATVGRKAQLLLAVHDMALAEGPAPVPAGQRDYVRAVEEAPTAEAKIRTYAAAMGRVLPRSVPIMRALQEAGGTEPECAAQHRAISERRAANMRLFVAGLRAAGGLREDLSDDDAADLVWSLNSPEWFELVTSRGRTPEQYADVLADVLVRTLLA; encoded by the coding sequence ATGGGGGAGCGGGTCAAGCGGTCCTACGACGCCTCGCGACGGCGGGCGGCCGCCGAGGCGACCCGGCTGTCCGTCCTCGCGGCGGCCCGGGAGCTCTTCGTCGAGCAGGGGTACGCCGCCACGTCGGTCCAGGCGGTGGCCGAGCGGGCCGGGGTCTCCCTGGACACCGTCTACGCCACGGTCGGCCGCAAGGCGCAGCTGCTGCTCGCCGTGCACGACATGGCGCTCGCCGAGGGCCCCGCTCCGGTGCCGGCCGGGCAGCGCGACTACGTGCGGGCGGTGGAGGAGGCGCCGACCGCCGAGGCCAAGATCCGCACGTACGCCGCCGCCATGGGCCGGGTGCTGCCGCGGTCGGTGCCGATCATGCGGGCGCTGCAGGAGGCGGGGGGCACCGAGCCCGAGTGCGCCGCGCAGCACCGCGCGATCAGCGAGCGCCGGGCCGCCAACATGCGGTTGTTCGTGGCCGGACTGCGCGCGGCCGGCGGGCTGCGCGAGGACCTGTCCGACGACGACGCGGCCGACCTGGTCTGGTCGCTCAACAGCCCGGAGTGGTTCGAGCTGGTGACCTCGCGCGGCAGGACCCCCGAGCAGTACGCCGACGTGCTGGCCGACGTACTCGTGCGCACGCTGCTCGCCTAG
- a CDS encoding cupin domain-containing protein, translating to MSTHEGEQLVVHEPGTGRATWAMGSLFEHLLERGQSDRLGVALVTQPPGIATPLHRHSQEAEAFFVLEGRLSYQAGEELHELYDGCFIHLPQGVPHAFRIRGDSPAKLLALTAPAGLLHLYDEVGLPAAERRLPGEDGQTPEVEIPKWVEVGPRYGLEVVGPPIPE from the coding sequence ATGTCGACACACGAGGGTGAGCAGCTGGTGGTCCACGAGCCCGGCACCGGCCGCGCGACCTGGGCCATGGGGTCGCTCTTCGAGCACCTCCTCGAGCGCGGCCAGAGCGACCGGCTCGGCGTGGCGCTGGTGACCCAGCCGCCGGGCATCGCCACGCCCCTGCACCGGCACAGCCAGGAGGCCGAGGCGTTCTTCGTCCTCGAGGGCCGGCTGTCCTACCAGGCGGGCGAGGAGCTGCACGAGCTCTACGACGGCTGCTTCATCCACCTGCCCCAGGGCGTGCCGCACGCGTTCCGGATCCGCGGGGACTCCCCCGCCAAGCTGCTCGCCCTCACCGCCCCGGCCGGGCTGTTGCACCTGTACGACGAGGTCGGGCTGCCGGCGGCGGAGCGGCGGCTCCCGGGCGAGGACGGCCAGACCCCGGAGGTGGAGATCCCCAAGTGGGTCGAGGTCGGGCCGCGCTACGGCCTCGAGGTCGTCGGGCCACCCATCCCGGAGTGA
- a CDS encoding LuxR C-terminal-related transcriptional regulator has product MFRSGVRAELASAGAGVVEVLAEAADVDQAVRAVAEHRPDVVLLDVHLPGGGGVEVMRRSALTAPDTRYLALSVSDAAEDVIGTIRGGARGYVTKTITGPELVSAIRRVADGDAVFSPRLAGFVLDAFAGSIEVAAVDEDLDRLTEREREVMRLIARGYAYKEVAKELFISIKTVETHMSSVLRKLQLSSRHELTRWASDRRLL; this is encoded by the coding sequence ATGTTCCGCAGCGGCGTGCGCGCCGAGCTCGCCTCCGCCGGCGCCGGCGTGGTCGAGGTGCTGGCCGAGGCCGCCGACGTCGACCAGGCCGTCAGGGCCGTGGCCGAGCACCGGCCCGACGTGGTCCTGCTCGACGTGCACCTGCCCGGCGGCGGCGGCGTCGAGGTGATGCGCCGCTCGGCCCTCACCGCGCCGGACACCCGCTACCTCGCGCTCTCGGTCTCCGACGCGGCCGAGGACGTCATCGGCACCATCCGCGGCGGCGCCCGCGGCTACGTCACCAAGACCATCACCGGCCCCGAGCTGGTCTCGGCCATCCGCCGGGTCGCCGACGGCGACGCGGTCTTCTCGCCGCGGCTGGCCGGTTTCGTGCTCGACGCCTTCGCCGGCTCCATCGAGGTGGCCGCCGTCGACGAGGACCTCGACCGGCTCACCGAGCGCGAGCGCGAGGTGATGCGGCTCATCGCCCGCGGCTACGCCTACAAGGAGGTGGCCAAGGAACTGTTCATCTCCATCAAGACCGTCGAGACCCACATGTCGTCGGTCCTGCGCAAGCTCCAGCTCTCCTCGCGGCACGAGCTGACCCGCTGGGCCTCCGACCGTCGGCTGCTCTGA
- a CDS encoding ATP-binding protein, producing the protein MTSAPTHPPREWRRVTRDSESPVLGGVASGLARHLAVPVLWVRAAFLLATAISGLGIAMYIGLWLVVPSDSRFETGTPGAESATRGGRRPRRSRRLTDAGPAIALAALGLGVILVAQATLGSGAVFWPIVIGLAGVALLWRQADEVQRERWLDTSGRLDPVRMVFGSGGLASYARVAAGVALIVVALVVVGLTGNGFGQARVALAAGLLGVVGLSLVVGPWVFRLASDLGAEREERIRVEERADVAAHLHDSVLQTLALIQKSSHDPTTVARLARAQERDLRAWLYVGESTDDSSLAGALRSAAAEVEDTYGVTVDVVAVGDCPHDEVLRPLVQATREAVTNAAKHAGTGRVDVYAEVGDESVDVFVRDRGAGFALDDVPEDRYGVRRSIIDRMARHGGTAEVRSAPGEGTEVRLHLSRPTPPASPEETL; encoded by the coding sequence ATGACCAGTGCACCCACCCACCCGCCGCGCGAGTGGCGACGCGTCACGCGCGACTCCGAGAGCCCCGTGCTCGGCGGCGTCGCCTCCGGGCTGGCGCGCCACTTGGCGGTGCCGGTGCTCTGGGTGCGCGCGGCGTTCCTGCTGGCCACCGCGATCAGCGGGCTCGGCATCGCGATGTACATCGGCCTGTGGCTGGTCGTGCCGTCGGACTCCCGCTTCGAGACCGGCACGCCCGGCGCCGAGAGCGCGACCCGCGGCGGCCGGCGCCCGCGCCGCTCGCGCCGGCTCACCGACGCCGGCCCGGCGATCGCGCTGGCCGCGCTCGGCCTCGGCGTGATCCTGGTGGCGCAGGCGACGCTCGGCAGCGGCGCGGTGTTCTGGCCCATCGTCATCGGCCTGGCCGGCGTCGCGCTGCTGTGGCGCCAGGCCGACGAGGTCCAGCGCGAGCGCTGGCTCGACACCTCGGGGCGGCTCGACCCGGTGCGCATGGTCTTCGGCTCGGGCGGGCTCGCGTCGTACGCCCGGGTGGCCGCCGGTGTCGCCCTCATCGTCGTGGCGCTGGTCGTGGTCGGGCTGACCGGCAACGGCTTCGGCCAGGCGCGCGTCGCCCTCGCGGCGGGGCTGCTCGGCGTGGTCGGGCTCTCGCTGGTCGTGGGGCCGTGGGTGTTCCGGCTGGCCAGCGACCTCGGGGCGGAGCGCGAGGAGCGCATCCGGGTCGAGGAGCGCGCCGACGTGGCCGCCCACCTGCACGACTCGGTGCTGCAGACCCTCGCGCTCATCCAGAAGAGCTCGCACGACCCCACCACCGTGGCCCGCCTGGCCCGGGCGCAGGAGCGCGACCTGCGCGCGTGGCTCTACGTCGGCGAGTCCACCGACGACTCCTCCCTGGCCGGCGCGCTGCGGTCCGCGGCCGCCGAGGTCGAGGACACCTACGGCGTCACCGTCGACGTGGTCGCCGTCGGCGACTGCCCGCACGACGAGGTGCTGCGCCCGCTCGTGCAGGCCACCCGCGAGGCGGTCACCAACGCCGCCAAGCACGCCGGCACCGGCCGGGTCGACGTCTACGCCGAGGTCGGCGACGAGAGCGTCGACGTCTTCGTCCGCGACCGCGGCGCCGGGTTCGCGCTGGACGACGTACCCGAGGACCGGTACGGCGTGCGCCGCAGCATCATCGACCGGATGGCCCGCCACGGCGGCACCGCCGAGGTCCGCTCGGCGCCCGGCGAGGGCACCGAGGTCCGGCTCCACCTGTCCCGCCCGACACCCCCTGCGTCACCCGAGGAGACCTTGTGA
- a CDS encoding PspC domain-containing protein, with translation MTTTPPEAEERPDAPPPGAEGPRATREELKELGSIRRTTGPDRKIAGVAGGLARHLDIDPVILRVAFVVLVFFGGAGLIAYAACWLLVPEDGSLRRPLGLDDRNRGFALVGVGILAGLALLSDTLGNDFFPWPVAIAIGLLVFLVVGVVDRDRKVVPTAPPVPHRPDPITGEPVPTGPAAYVAPPAYRPLPRNPRKRGPRLFWFTLALAALGIGVLGIADAAGAGVADSAYPAVVVGACGLMLLVGAFWGRAGGLILVGLVASLALTLTTAAQDVEGGDINRTPLTAAAVPSRLDTSAGEIVLDLTRVQDLPALDGRSLELDADLGRIEVVVPAGLTVEVDAQIHGPGHLELFGDERGGVGIGDVSRHEAGPGAPTLSIEADVDLGEIKVLEGAS, from the coding sequence ATGACCACCACTCCCCCCGAGGCCGAGGAGCGTCCCGACGCCCCGCCGCCGGGCGCCGAGGGACCCCGCGCGACCCGCGAGGAGCTCAAGGAGCTCGGCTCGATCCGCCGCACCACCGGGCCCGACCGCAAGATCGCGGGCGTCGCCGGCGGCCTGGCCCGGCACCTCGACATCGACCCCGTCATCCTGCGGGTCGCGTTCGTGGTGCTGGTCTTCTTCGGCGGCGCCGGCCTCATCGCGTACGCCGCGTGCTGGCTCCTCGTCCCCGAGGACGGCAGCCTCCGCCGCCCGCTCGGGCTCGACGACCGCAACCGCGGCTTCGCGCTGGTCGGTGTCGGCATCCTCGCCGGGCTCGCACTGCTCAGCGACACCCTCGGCAACGACTTCTTCCCGTGGCCGGTGGCCATCGCCATCGGGCTGCTGGTCTTCCTCGTCGTCGGCGTCGTCGACCGGGACCGCAAGGTGGTGCCGACCGCGCCGCCGGTCCCCCACCGACCCGACCCGATCACCGGCGAGCCGGTGCCGACCGGGCCCGCGGCGTACGTCGCGCCGCCGGCGTACCGACCGCTCCCGCGCAACCCGCGCAAGCGCGGACCCAGGCTGTTCTGGTTCACCCTCGCCCTGGCCGCCCTCGGCATCGGCGTGCTCGGCATCGCCGACGCCGCCGGCGCGGGCGTGGCCGACTCGGCCTACCCGGCCGTGGTCGTGGGCGCCTGCGGGCTGATGCTGCTGGTCGGCGCCTTCTGGGGCCGGGCCGGCGGGCTGATCCTCGTCGGGCTCGTCGCCTCGCTGGCGCTGACCCTCACCACGGCCGCCCAGGACGTCGAGGGCGGCGACATCAACCGCACCCCGCTCACCGCCGCCGCCGTCCCGAGCCGGCTGGACACCTCGGCCGGCGAGATCGTCCTCGACCTCACCCGCGTGCAGGACCTCCCCGCCCTGGACGGGCGGTCCCTGGAGCTCGACGCCGACCTCGGCCGCATCGAGGTGGTCGTCCCCGCCGGGCTCACCGTCGAGGTCGACGCGCAGATCCACGGCCCGGGCCACCTCGAGCTGTTCGGCGACGAGCGCGGCGGCGTCGGCATCGGCGACGTCTCGCGGCACGAGGCGGGCCCCGGCGCACCCACGTTGTCCATCGAGGCCGACGTGGACCTCGGCGAGATCAAGGTCCTGGAGGGGGCATCGTGA
- a CDS encoding PspC domain-containing protein, which yields MTTEPTSQQADQPPAQPTAQPTPPPASPNADQQYASSARVPRRLVRRTDDKMLGGVCAGLADHFGIDPTLVRVLTVLVTVLGAGTVVIAYLAAWAIVPRDVDVDPAYAAQTASVWSG from the coding sequence ATGACCACCGAGCCCACCAGCCAGCAGGCCGACCAGCCGCCGGCCCAGCCCACGGCCCAGCCGACGCCGCCGCCGGCGAGCCCGAACGCCGACCAGCAGTACGCCTCGTCGGCCAGGGTGCCGCGCCGCCTGGTGCGCCGCACCGACGACAAGATGCTGGGCGGCGTGTGCGCCGGGCTGGCCGACCACTTCGGCATCGACCCCACGCTGGTGCGGGTGCTGACCGTCCTCGTGACGGTCCTGGGCGCCGGCACGGTGGTCATCGCCTACCTCGCGGCCTGGGCGATCGTGCCGAGGGACGTCGACGTGGACCCGGCGTACGCGGCGCAGACCGCCAGCGTCTGGTCCGGCTGA
- a CDS encoding glycerophosphodiester phosphodiesterase family protein, translating to MIGHRGAPGYRPEHTLASYRLALAQGADAVEPDLVLTADGVAVLRHESDLTRTTDIAVRADFADRPWRVEALTLAELKSLRATERWPARRPGSARFDGYFEVATLDELLLLLADESRRRGRRVGLNAELKSCELPAEAQRLEDTVLASLRDHGLDHVHAGVVLQSFDPLSVRRLRERTPLPLVQLVEGAGSPLLTPAGLAEVATYADVLALDVPALLARPGLVGPAHRAGLGVLAYTVRHDDPDGPAAVAGRVQALVEAGVDGLFSDQPDQTLAVCAAYAGSTSTSLGTIAQAAR from the coding sequence GTGATCGGTCACCGCGGAGCCCCCGGCTACCGCCCCGAGCACACGCTCGCGTCGTACCGCCTGGCCCTCGCCCAGGGCGCCGACGCCGTCGAGCCCGACCTGGTCCTCACCGCGGACGGCGTCGCCGTGCTGCGCCACGAGAGCGACCTGACCCGGACCACCGACATCGCGGTGCGCGCCGACTTCGCCGACCGGCCCTGGCGGGTGGAGGCGCTGACCCTCGCCGAGCTGAAGTCGCTGCGCGCCACCGAGCGCTGGCCGGCGCGCCGGCCCGGCAGCGCGCGCTTCGACGGCTACTTCGAGGTGGCCACCCTCGACGAGCTGCTGCTGCTCCTGGCCGACGAGTCGCGCCGGCGCGGGCGCCGGGTCGGGCTCAACGCCGAGCTCAAGTCCTGCGAGCTGCCGGCCGAGGCTCAGCGGCTCGAGGACACGGTGCTCGCCTCGCTGCGCGACCACGGCCTGGACCACGTCCACGCGGGGGTGGTGCTGCAGAGCTTCGACCCGCTCAGCGTGCGCCGGCTGCGCGAGCGGACCCCGCTGCCGCTGGTCCAGCTGGTCGAGGGGGCCGGCTCACCGCTGCTCACGCCGGCCGGACTGGCCGAGGTGGCGACGTACGCCGACGTGCTGGCCCTCGACGTCCCCGCGCTGCTCGCGCGACCCGGGCTGGTCGGTCCCGCGCACCGGGCCGGGCTCGGCGTCCTGGCCTACACCGTGCGCCACGACGACCCGGACGGCCCCGCCGCGGTGGCGGGACGCGTCCAGGCCCTGGTCGAGGCGGGCGTGGACGGGCTGTTCAGCGATCAGCCGGACCAGACGCTGGCGGTCTGCGCCGCGTACGCCGGGTCCACGTCGACGTCCCTCGGCACGATCGCCCAGGCCGCGAGGTAG
- a CDS encoding YbaK/EbsC family protein → MSTLPTLGRLASLPALEHPELLAPPVLAALRSWEHGAELAVVEIDPEVADTAAMSAAYDLGMDTGANCVVVGGKRDGEERVAACLVRADRRADVNTVVKRALDVRKCSFLPMDRAVEESGMEYGGITPVGLPASWRLLVDPHVLDVDVAVIGSGVRRSKLLLPGRLAAALPGAEVVEGLAG, encoded by the coding sequence ATGTCGACGTTGCCGACCCTGGGCCGCCTCGCGTCGCTGCCCGCCCTGGAGCACCCCGAGCTGCTCGCGCCGCCGGTCCTCGCCGCGCTCCGGTCGTGGGAGCACGGCGCGGAGCTGGCCGTGGTGGAGATCGACCCCGAGGTCGCCGACACGGCCGCGATGAGCGCGGCGTACGACCTCGGCATGGACACCGGCGCCAACTGCGTGGTCGTCGGCGGCAAGCGCGACGGCGAGGAGCGGGTCGCGGCCTGCCTGGTCCGCGCCGACCGGCGCGCCGACGTCAACACCGTGGTCAAGCGCGCGCTCGACGTGCGCAAGTGCTCGTTCCTGCCGATGGACCGCGCGGTCGAGGAGTCCGGGATGGAGTACGGCGGGATCACCCCGGTCGGGCTGCCCGCGTCGTGGCGGCTGCTGGTCGATCCGCACGTGCTGGACGTCGACGTGGCGGTGATCGGCTCGGGCGTGCGCCGCTCCAAGCTGCTGCTGCCGGGCCGGCTCGCCGCCGCGCTGCCGGGGGCCGAGGTGGTCGAGGGGCTGGCAGGCTGA
- a CDS encoding DUF6328 family protein — MAEIGDEREDPEGPDKERDETEAEREDRKWNDMLQELRVVQTSAQLTAGFLLTLPFSQRFSALSDSQEGFYLALVVLSALVVALVLTPVAIHRRLAGLRVKGKVVAAGAFFMRLALVLLATLVAGIVTFIFDVLLDRTAAVVTGAALGVVLTGLLFVLPRTLVRR; from the coding sequence ATGGCGGAGATCGGCGACGAGCGCGAGGACCCCGAGGGTCCCGACAAGGAGCGCGACGAGACCGAGGCGGAGCGCGAGGACCGCAAGTGGAACGACATGCTCCAGGAGCTGCGCGTCGTCCAGACCAGCGCCCAGCTCACTGCCGGCTTCCTGCTCACGCTGCCGTTCTCGCAGCGCTTCAGTGCGCTGAGCGACAGCCAGGAGGGCTTCTACCTCGCGCTGGTCGTCCTCAGCGCCCTGGTCGTCGCGCTGGTGCTCACCCCCGTGGCCATCCACCGGCGGCTCGCCGGGCTGCGCGTCAAGGGCAAGGTCGTCGCCGCCGGGGCCTTCTTCATGCGGCTGGCGCTCGTGCTGCTGGCCACCCTGGTCGCGGGCATCGTCACCTTCATCTTCGACGTGCTCCTCGACCGCACCGCGGCCGTGGTCACCGGGGCGGCGCTGGGCGTCGTGCTCACCGGGCTGCTGTTCGTGCTGCCTCGTACCCTCGTGCGCAGATGA